The Chloroflexia bacterium SDU3-3 genome includes a region encoding these proteins:
- the nuoK gene encoding NADH-quinone oxidoreductase subunit NuoK, whose protein sequence is MIPTHYVVMLAAALFIIGALGVLIRRNTLIVFMSIELMLNAANLALVAFAQARQDVSGQVLVFFVMVVAAAEVAVGLALLVAIFQSRKTTDIDEVRSLKG, encoded by the coding sequence ATGATTCCAACGCACTACGTGGTCATGCTGGCTGCGGCGCTCTTCATCATCGGCGCGCTGGGCGTGCTGATCCGCCGCAACACCCTGATCGTCTTTATGTCGATCGAGCTGATGCTTAACGCGGCCAACCTGGCGCTGGTGGCCTTCGCCCAGGCCCGGCAGGATGTCAGCGGGCAGGTGCTGGTGTTCTTTGTGATGGTGGTGGCCGCCGCCGAGGTCGCGGTCGGCCTGGCGCTGCTGGTCGCTATCTTCCAGAGCCGCAAGACGACCGATATCGACGAGGTGCGCTCGCTCAAGGGCTAG
- a CDS encoding NADH-quinone oxidoreductase subunit J codes for MEIAVFIITAIIALIGAVAMLTAHNAVHSALFLLLNFGAIGVLYLLLQAPFLFITQLIIYAGAIIVLFLFVVMLLGAETDEPAKDSTPWQRPVALVLAAVLLVEAISVFLFRVNVTQVAAKPDFASPENVAKALFTDYLFPFEITSVILLAAVVGVVVLSRRISREHAREIAQESPDLTQLPERR; via the coding sequence ATGGAAATCGCTGTTTTTATCATCACGGCCATCATCGCGCTGATCGGGGCGGTCGCCATGCTCACCGCCCACAACGCGGTCCACAGCGCGCTGTTCCTGCTGCTGAACTTCGGCGCGATCGGCGTGCTGTACCTGCTGCTCCAGGCCCCGTTCCTCTTCATCACCCAGCTGATCATCTACGCCGGCGCGATCATCGTGCTGTTCCTGTTCGTGGTGATGCTGCTGGGGGCCGAGACCGACGAGCCGGCCAAGGATAGCACGCCCTGGCAGCGCCCCGTGGCGCTGGTGCTGGCGGCGGTGCTGCTGGTCGAGGCCATCTCGGTATTTCTGTTCCGCGTCAATGTGACCCAGGTGGCTGCGAAACCTGATTTCGCCTCGCCCGAAAATGTGGCCAAGGCCCTTTTTACCGATTACCTGTTCCCGTTCGAGATCACCTCGGTCATCCTACTGGCGGCGGTGGTGGGTGTGGTGGTGCTGAGCCGCCGCATCAGCCGCGAGCACGCCCGCGAGATCGCGCAGGAGTCGCCGGATCTCACGCAGCTTCCGGAAAGGCGGTAG
- the nuoI gene encoding NADH-quinone oxidoreductase subunit NuoI has protein sequence MIGAFVKGLSTTFKYLFRKPVTVQYPEVKRPVRERFRGRHELKRFENGMERCIGCALCAAACPADAILVVPAENDPQKPNSPGERYAARYEINMLRCIFCGYCEDACPTNAIVLEHQYELSFFERGSSIYTKDMLLIPADKGHGEIPPILQQLDRRPSPPAQIDL, from the coding sequence ATGATTGGAGCATTCGTCAAAGGGCTGAGCACCACCTTCAAATACCTGTTCCGCAAGCCCGTCACCGTGCAGTACCCCGAGGTCAAGCGCCCCGTGCGCGAGCGATTTCGCGGGCGGCACGAGCTGAAGCGCTTCGAGAACGGCATGGAGCGCTGCATCGGCTGCGCGCTCTGCGCGGCGGCCTGCCCCGCCGACGCCATCCTGGTGGTGCCCGCCGAGAACGACCCCCAGAAGCCCAACTCGCCCGGCGAGCGCTACGCGGCGCGGTACGAGATCAACATGCTGCGCTGCATCTTCTGCGGCTACTGCGAGGATGCCTGCCCCACCAACGCGATTGTGCTGGAGCACCAGTACGAGCTGTCCTTCTTCGAGCGCGGCAGCTCGATCTACACCAAGGACATGCTGCTGATCCCCGCCGACAAGGGCCACGGCGAGATCCCGCCCATCCTTCAGCAGCTGGATCGTCGGCCTAGCCCGCCCGCCCAGATCGATTTGTAA